The following coding sequences lie in one Balneola vulgaris DSM 17893 genomic window:
- a CDS encoding heavy metal translocating P-type ATPase, with the protein MTSFIKKYYEAFTSALFLILALVVEHTLEFSNQSWVYFPLYAISYLAVGIHVWKKAFESIMKGNFYSEFMLMGIATVGAFAIGEYAEGVAVMLFYMVGEYTQHGAVHKARHSIKKLIDQQPDVATVERNGSELEIHPSKVKIGEVIRVKPGQKVPLDGKMLSDEGYLNTAALTGESKPVSLQKGESVWAGSINEDRPIRIEVTAAYQDSKLSNILHLVQEASQRKAPTQRFITRFAKVYTPIVVWLAVAVTFLPYFVVDTYVFEEWFYRALVFLVVSCPCGLVISVPLGYFGGIGAASRNGILLKGSDYLDQLRSLKALYLDKTGTLTEGTFDVQEVHTRNEYSQQQVMQYAATVEKESSHPIAKALTNFYGTGELLEVSSQEEVKGKGIIAQVGKDRIVLGNAALLSDHKIEIHENSNTKEAPVAQVFVAVNGEQAGLIVISDRIKEDSKSSIEALRKLGVERIVMLSGDAPKVAEYVGKQLGVDEALGGLLPEDKYNIVEKALNKDYKVGFVGDGVNDAPVITLADIGFAMGGIGSDATIETADVVIQTDQPSKIPLSIHIAKFTHQIVWQNIVFALSIKVGVMAWATFGTASMWAAIFADVGVALIAILNAIRVQSKFSNGHSLIASIKHNRKDYEDEENEASCCASGC; encoded by the coding sequence ATGACCTCATTTATCAAAAAGTACTACGAAGCATTTACTAGCGCTTTATTTTTAATCCTAGCACTAGTAGTGGAGCATACTCTTGAATTTTCAAACCAAAGTTGGGTGTACTTCCCACTCTATGCTATATCTTATTTAGCGGTTGGTATTCATGTATGGAAAAAAGCATTCGAATCCATAATGAAAGGCAATTTCTATAGTGAGTTTATGCTTATGGGTATCGCTACAGTTGGAGCTTTTGCCATAGGAGAGTATGCTGAAGGGGTAGCGGTAATGTTGTTCTATATGGTGGGCGAATATACCCAGCATGGTGCGGTGCATAAAGCTCGCCATTCTATAAAAAAACTCATTGATCAACAGCCGGATGTGGCAACCGTTGAACGCAATGGAAGCGAACTTGAAATACATCCCTCAAAGGTGAAGATTGGGGAAGTGATTCGAGTGAAGCCTGGTCAGAAAGTCCCACTAGACGGTAAAATGCTAAGTGATGAAGGATACCTGAATACGGCTGCATTAACAGGAGAGTCAAAGCCCGTATCCCTTCAAAAAGGGGAGAGTGTTTGGGCAGGTTCAATCAATGAAGATCGCCCTATTCGAATAGAGGTAACAGCTGCATACCAAGATTCCAAATTGTCGAACATACTGCACTTAGTACAAGAAGCTTCTCAAAGGAAAGCCCCTACTCAACGATTTATCACTCGCTTTGCGAAGGTTTATACTCCAATAGTGGTATGGTTGGCCGTTGCGGTTACTTTTCTACCATATTTTGTGGTCGATACATACGTGTTTGAGGAGTGGTTTTACCGTGCCTTAGTATTTTTGGTAGTCTCATGTCCGTGTGGATTAGTTATATCGGTGCCCCTGGGATATTTCGGAGGAATCGGCGCCGCTTCAAGAAATGGGATTCTCTTGAAAGGGTCGGATTATTTAGACCAACTTCGCTCCCTGAAAGCACTCTATCTAGATAAAACAGGTACTCTAACGGAGGGGACCTTCGATGTTCAGGAAGTCCACACCCGAAATGAATACAGCCAACAGCAAGTAATGCAATATGCGGCTACTGTTGAAAAGGAGTCCTCCCATCCTATAGCAAAAGCATTGACGAATTTTTATGGAACAGGGGAGCTTTTAGAAGTATCTAGCCAAGAGGAGGTAAAAGGGAAAGGGATTATCGCACAAGTTGGCAAAGACCGAATTGTTTTGGGGAATGCGGCACTTCTAAGTGATCATAAAATTGAGATTCATGAAAACTCAAATACCAAGGAAGCTCCCGTTGCTCAAGTGTTTGTGGCTGTAAATGGTGAACAAGCTGGGTTAATTGTCATTTCTGATCGAATAAAAGAGGATAGTAAAAGCTCTATCGAAGCGCTTCGAAAGCTTGGGGTTGAGCGCATTGTTATGCTATCAGGCGATGCACCCAAAGTAGCAGAGTATGTAGGAAAGCAGCTTGGGGTGGATGAAGCTTTAGGCGGTCTTCTACCGGAAGACAAATATAACATTGTTGAAAAGGCATTGAACAAGGACTACAAGGTTGGCTTTGTGGGCGATGGAGTGAATGATGCACCCGTAATCACATTAGCAGATATTGGCTTTGCTATGGGAGGAATTGGTTCAGATGCGACTATCGAAACCGCTGATGTGGTTATTCAAACCGATCAACCAAGTAAGATTCCATTATCCATACACATTGCAAAGTTTACGCATCAAATTGTATGGCAGAATATCGTATTTGCTCTGTCTATAAAAGTAGGTGTGATGGCATGGGCCACTTTCGGCACGGCTAGCATGTGGGCAGCAATTTTTGCAGACGTTGGGGTAGCACTCATAGCTATCCTGAATGCCATTCGTGTGCAGTCGAAATTTTCGAACGGACATTCACTCATAGCATCGATAAAACATAACCGAAAAGACTATGAGGATGAAGAAAACGAGGCAAGTTGTTGTGCATCAGGTTGCTAA
- a CDS encoding aspartate aminotransferase family protein, producing MSNAQLLEKENHLQVYNRYPVTMSHGKGAKMWDVDGNEYLDLLAGIAVNNLGHCHPKIVAAIKAQADKMLHLSNFYYTEAQSEFAQKLVQSTGLDRAFLCNSGVEAMEACVKLARKWGNQNGKTGPIISLSNGFHGRSVTTITMSKETYQQGFEPLPSGFEQSPFNDLEALRAKVNDQTLAITFEIIQGNSGVHVVTQSFIDGVVELCEQHNVLLIIDEVQTGVGRTGKFWAYQHFGIKPDIVASAKALASGIPIGAMMAKEEIASALQFGNHGTTFGGNPFACAVGLATFQTMEEENIVDEAHEKGAYMMELIKAQTAALDTVVDVRGLGLMIGVELKGEARPVVEKMFAHKVLCNAAGGNVLRILPPLTISTQEIEKGVDVMVKSIKEAL from the coding sequence ATGAGTAACGCACAACTATTAGAGAAAGAAAACCACCTTCAAGTTTACAACCGCTACCCCGTAACCATGAGCCATGGTAAAGGGGCTAAAATGTGGGATGTTGACGGTAATGAATATCTCGATTTATTAGCCGGTATTGCTGTAAACAACTTAGGGCATTGTCACCCAAAAATTGTTGCTGCTATTAAAGCTCAAGCGGATAAAATGCTCCATTTATCCAATTTCTATTATACAGAAGCCCAAAGTGAGTTTGCTCAGAAGCTTGTTCAGTCTACAGGCTTAGATAGAGCATTCCTTTGTAATAGTGGTGTTGAAGCCATGGAAGCATGTGTAAAATTGGCTCGGAAATGGGGGAATCAGAATGGGAAAACGGGACCGATTATTTCCCTTAGTAATGGGTTTCATGGGCGTAGTGTCACAACTATTACCATGAGTAAAGAAACGTATCAACAAGGATTTGAGCCCTTGCCTTCAGGTTTCGAGCAATCACCCTTTAATGACCTGGAAGCCTTGCGAGCTAAGGTAAATGACCAAACTCTTGCCATCACATTTGAAATTATTCAAGGAAACAGTGGCGTTCATGTTGTTACTCAAAGTTTTATAGATGGCGTTGTTGAGCTTTGTGAACAGCATAATGTGTTACTCATTATCGACGAAGTCCAAACCGGAGTTGGAAGAACGGGTAAGTTTTGGGCCTATCAGCATTTTGGTATCAAACCCGATATCGTGGCATCCGCAAAGGCCTTAGCTAGTGGTATTCCCATTGGCGCTATGATGGCTAAAGAAGAAATTGCTAGCGCCCTTCAATTTGGAAACCATGGTACTACTTTTGGAGGCAACCCATTTGCATGTGCTGTTGGGCTTGCTACTTTTCAAACCATGGAGGAAGAAAACATAGTAGATGAAGCTCATGAAAAAGGAGCATACATGATGGAGTTAATTAAAGCACAAACGGCAGCTCTTGATACAGTCGTAGATGTTCGCGGTTTAGGCTTGATGATTGGCGTGGAACTTAAAGGTGAAGCTCGTCCAGTAGTTGAGAAGATGTTCGCCCATAAAGTGTTGTGTAATGCCGCTGGTGGAAATGTATTGCGCATCCTTCCCCCTTTAACAATTAGCACCCAAGAAATTGAAAAGGGTGTTGATGTAATGGTTAAATCTATAAAAGAAGCATTGTGA
- a CDS encoding pyridoxal phosphate-dependent decarboxylase family protein encodes MTSFDLTPQKREELLGLLLGKLESYYADTDALRVSPPLDIEQIQTEVRELFESSGSELEATNTLVEKLKTFSVHTPHPDYFGLYNPRANFAGILSDIITAYFNPQLAAWSHSPFAAEVESFLIKEFGQRFGYPSANADGVFATGGAEANLTAVLCALKHTHPDYAVNGLMGLNKRPLVYCSHESHHSIVKATRMVGLGSDSVRNVAVQSNLTMDTEALSQLIQEDLDAGHQPFMVVGTAGTTGTGAIDNLSAIHSIAKQYNLWFHVDGAYGGSAIISNRLKPLLKGIEHSDSITMDAHKWMSVPMGTSMFLTQHPNILSETFSTSNNYMPKDAGGLQIVDPFNHSVQWSRRSLGLRVYLSLLFFGWDGYEEVINHQTDMGEYLRTSLTKNGWAITNQSALPVICFTHPEYANDSEFATYITSKVVKSGLAWVSTYPVQGTLKVRACITNYSTQKSNIDHLVQLVNDAKIEYEK; translated from the coding sequence GTGACATCATTTGATTTAACACCTCAGAAACGTGAGGAACTATTAGGGCTCTTATTAGGGAAACTAGAAAGCTATTACGCTGATACCGATGCGCTCCGTGTATCACCACCGCTTGATATCGAGCAAATTCAAACGGAAGTGCGAGAACTGTTTGAATCATCTGGTTCAGAACTAGAAGCCACGAACACACTGGTTGAAAAATTAAAAACTTTCAGTGTTCACACTCCACATCCAGATTATTTCGGGTTATACAATCCTCGAGCTAATTTTGCGGGGATACTCTCTGATATCATCACGGCATATTTCAACCCTCAACTTGCAGCATGGAGCCACTCCCCTTTTGCTGCTGAAGTGGAGTCTTTTCTTATAAAAGAATTTGGGCAACGCTTCGGTTACCCCTCAGCGAATGCTGATGGTGTGTTCGCTACAGGAGGCGCAGAAGCTAATTTAACAGCCGTACTTTGTGCATTGAAGCATACACACCCCGATTATGCCGTCAATGGACTTATGGGCTTAAATAAGCGTCCCCTGGTCTACTGTTCACATGAATCGCATCACTCTATAGTTAAAGCAACCCGTATGGTTGGTTTGGGTTCGGATTCTGTTCGAAATGTTGCCGTTCAATCCAATCTGACCATGGATACTGAAGCTCTTTCACAATTAATTCAGGAAGACTTAGATGCTGGGCATCAACCCTTTATGGTTGTAGGCACTGCAGGAACTACGGGAACGGGAGCCATCGACAATCTAAGCGCAATTCATTCCATAGCCAAACAGTACAATCTATGGTTCCATGTAGACGGTGCCTATGGTGGAAGCGCAATTATTTCCAACCGATTGAAACCCTTATTAAAAGGCATTGAGCATTCTGATTCGATCACTATGGATGCTCATAAATGGATGTCGGTACCTATGGGGACAAGCATGTTTCTCACACAACATCCAAACATCTTAAGTGAGACCTTTAGCACTTCAAATAACTATATGCCAAAAGATGCTGGTGGGCTCCAAATCGTGGATCCATTCAACCATTCCGTGCAGTGGTCGAGGCGTTCTCTGGGTTTAAGGGTCTACCTCTCTCTACTATTTTTTGGGTGGGATGGATATGAGGAAGTCATCAATCACCAAACAGACATGGGTGAATACCTAAGAACTTCATTGACTAAGAATGGATGGGCTATCACTAATCAAAGTGCCTTACCTGTAATCTGTTTCACGCACCCTGAGTATGCAAATGACTCTGAGTTTGCTACTTATATCACATCTAAAGTGGTAAAATCTGGATTGGCATGGGTTTCAACCTATCCAGTTCAAGGCACACTAAAGGTTCGAGCTTGTATCACCAATTATAGTACTCAAAAATCGAATATCGATCATTTAGTTCAATTGGTGAATGATGCCAAAATCGAATACGAGAAGTAA
- a CDS encoding serine hydrolase domain-containing protein, whose product MKKFSLLAILSLWLVSLSAQSPTFNKAKLDQYLDVLEKHNKFSGAVVLRHADEVVYERYVGKRSLKKEYAEINADTKFRVGSITKTLTAAIIFQLIEEGKLSLDSTIDTYLPNVVNADKITIQQLLSHSSGIHNLTADDSFRKIMENPHTREELEGLINEMGADFEPGARQSYSNSGYIALGLILEEVTGKDYSELIEERIIEPLGLMNTEYGDKIEPEKNEAVPLVIKKDKWTKFEAETNMSIPFAAGALVSTARDLTKFYSALLNGEIVSSESVEKMKLSIGGPYAHGLFQFPFYDRIAFGHNGGIDSFSASAAYFEEDDLALSYTSNGVNTNPNNILIGVLSIYFGKDFEIPEYDIKPIKLSKDVLAKYAGIYSSAQLPFDLTMTVEDGKLMGVATGQSKIELSPLSEVKFVYVPAELVIEFNTIDDQVDYTTFILKQGGGEFTFKRK is encoded by the coding sequence ATGAAGAAGTTTTCGCTACTAGCTATTCTAAGCCTTTGGCTTGTTTCCCTTTCCGCCCAATCGCCTACCTTTAACAAAGCAAAATTAGATCAATATTTAGACGTGCTTGAAAAGCATAATAAATTCAGCGGGGCCGTTGTTTTAAGGCATGCTGACGAGGTGGTTTATGAGCGTTACGTTGGGAAAAGATCTTTAAAAAAAGAGTATGCTGAAATCAACGCCGATACCAAATTCCGTGTAGGTTCGATTACTAAAACCCTTACTGCCGCTATCATATTTCAGCTCATAGAAGAAGGGAAGCTATCCCTAGATTCAACCATAGACACCTACCTCCCAAATGTGGTAAATGCGGATAAAATCACCATTCAACAACTGCTGTCGCACAGTAGTGGTATTCATAATCTTACCGCCGATGATAGTTTTCGCAAGATTATGGAGAATCCTCATACACGTGAAGAATTGGAAGGGTTAATCAATGAGATGGGGGCCGATTTCGAACCTGGAGCAAGGCAATCATATTCAAATAGCGGTTATATCGCGTTAGGTTTAATACTGGAAGAAGTGACAGGCAAGGATTACTCAGAACTGATTGAAGAGAGAATCATTGAACCCTTGGGCTTGATGAATACCGAGTATGGAGATAAGATTGAGCCTGAAAAAAATGAGGCCGTCCCACTAGTGATTAAAAAGGATAAATGGACCAAGTTCGAAGCTGAAACGAATATGTCTATTCCTTTTGCTGCAGGTGCTTTAGTGAGTACAGCTAGAGATCTCACTAAGTTTTATTCAGCTTTACTGAATGGTGAAATCGTTTCATCGGAATCGGTTGAAAAAATGAAATTATCCATAGGTGGGCCTTATGCACATGGATTATTTCAGTTTCCATTTTATGATAGAATCGCTTTTGGGCACAATGGTGGCATAGATAGCTTCAGTGCTTCAGCAGCTTATTTTGAAGAGGATGATTTGGCACTGTCTTATACTTCCAATGGAGTGAATACCAATCCTAATAATATTCTGATTGGGGTTCTGAGTATTTACTTCGGTAAAGATTTTGAGATTCCCGAGTACGATATCAAGCCTATTAAGCTTAGTAAAGATGTGCTTGCTAAGTATGCTGGAATCTACTCAAGTGCACAATTACCCTTTGATTTAACCATGACTGTGGAAGATGGAAAATTAATGGGGGTGGCAACGGGGCAATCTAAAATTGAGCTGAGTCCGCTTAGCGAAGTAAAATTTGTATATGTACCCGCAGAGCTAGTCATTGAATTCAATACCATAGATGATCAAGTAGATTATACCACCTTCATACTGAAGCAAGGTGGCGGAGAGTTCACCTTTAAAAGAAAGTAA
- a CDS encoding winged helix DNA-binding domain-containing protein — protein MTIREVTHLRMMQQRVVGSDISNPKLMLEWMGALQAQDFSMSKWALGCRLPGLKETDIEESFNKGECLRTHAIRPTWHLLSPDNIKWLLKYSAPHIRNSLKSRYQKLGLTDKIFHKASSIIVNELVEKKICLRRELIDLLEAQGIDTSMNKASYILMDIELKGLICSGPLSNKKQTYTLLASLECQEFLYSDDNSDAEIAKKYFTSRGPATVKDFAWWSGLPQRKAKAVVEKITPELDSYIVNGQEYWIAKTKVETSYVDQQAFLLPAFDEMVVAYKDRSAIIDAEYLPRAVSRNGIIWPIVLLNGQAAGTWKRTIRKQEVMIEVSSFWGLSYSERNQIEEAAHQFASFIDKTPRVYFL, from the coding sequence ATGACAATACGGGAAGTCACCCATCTTAGAATGATGCAACAAAGGGTAGTAGGTAGTGATATATCGAATCCCAAATTAATGTTAGAATGGATGGGAGCGCTACAAGCACAAGACTTCTCCATGTCGAAATGGGCACTTGGTTGCAGACTACCTGGGCTGAAGGAAACAGATATAGAAGAGTCCTTCAATAAAGGTGAATGTTTGCGAACCCATGCAATCCGACCTACTTGGCACTTACTTAGCCCAGATAATATTAAGTGGTTGCTGAAGTATTCTGCTCCCCATATTCGCAATTCACTTAAAAGCCGATATCAAAAGTTAGGGCTTACGGATAAAATATTTCATAAAGCGAGTTCAATTATAGTTAATGAACTTGTAGAGAAGAAAATTTGCCTTCGCCGTGAACTTATAGATTTATTGGAAGCACAGGGTATTGATACCTCAATGAATAAGGCTTCCTATATACTAATGGATATTGAACTCAAAGGACTAATTTGCAGTGGACCGCTGAGTAATAAGAAACAGACCTACACCTTACTTGCTAGCCTCGAATGTCAAGAATTTTTGTATTCAGATGATAACAGTGATGCTGAAATTGCTAAAAAATATTTTACAAGTCGAGGCCCTGCTACCGTAAAAGACTTCGCATGGTGGAGTGGCTTACCACAACGGAAGGCTAAAGCTGTAGTAGAGAAAATTACCCCAGAGTTGGATTCATATATAGTCAACGGGCAAGAGTATTGGATAGCAAAAACGAAGGTTGAAACCTCCTACGTTGATCAACAAGCCTTTTTGTTGCCCGCTTTTGATGAAATGGTAGTAGCCTACAAAGATCGAAGTGCTATCATTGATGCAGAGTATTTGCCTCGCGCAGTTTCCCGCAATGGTATAATTTGGCCCATCGTACTTCTAAATGGACAAGCCGCAGGTACATGGAAACGAACCATTCGCAAGCAAGAGGTTATGATTGAGGTCAGCAGTTTTTGGGGGCTTAGCTACTCAGAACGAAACCAAATCGAAGAAGCCGCTCACCAATTTGCTAGCTTCATCGATAAAACTCCGAGAGTCTATTTCTTATAA
- a CDS encoding nuclear transport factor 2 family protein: MKKKAILGTLTLVLVVLTLNFVKIHHEETMIKETLLEGYVHGAFNELNPEAMQSTFHEDFAIFSPGKEGAISRYPINIWVENTKKQKSNPNFDASKNKWDHKFKAVKVAGHAAMVELELHKDGNHVFTDYLSLLKFEDEWKVVAKVYHRHQ; this comes from the coding sequence ATGAAGAAAAAAGCCATACTGGGTACACTAACACTGGTACTCGTAGTACTTACACTAAATTTCGTGAAGATTCATCACGAAGAAACTATGATCAAAGAAACCTTATTAGAAGGTTATGTTCATGGGGCATTTAATGAGCTGAATCCTGAAGCAATGCAATCTACTTTCCATGAAGATTTTGCCATCTTCTCTCCTGGAAAAGAGGGGGCTATTAGCCGATACCCTATCAATATTTGGGTGGAAAACACCAAGAAGCAAAAGAGTAATCCAAACTTTGATGCCTCTAAAAACAAGTGGGACCATAAATTTAAGGCGGTAAAAGTAGCAGGCCATGCAGCAATGGTAGAACTAGAGTTGCATAAAGATGGGAATCACGTTTTTACGGATTACTTATCGCTACTCAAATTCGAGGATGAATGGAAAGTGGTAGCTAAGGTGTATCATCGCCACCAGTAA
- a CDS encoding PAS domain S-box protein has protein sequence MSETIETKMLQQIGIFFSDNPNPMWIFDTKSLKLTKVNDSAAQLYGYSKEEMLEMTLLDLRPSSEVDQLLNEVAKNSQELNNAGIWKHKKKDGSILHVRIISTPIVHEGNPCKLVVAQDVTDQELLREKLSWDLKVQDLQKDLSACIKKSIGFKEALNECLMMIGDFLQWPIGHMYFRTDHPEKGTVFRSSGMWYLVDKDQCRNFVEISEDLDFVAWEGILGHSAASSENVWLDIKETDSAFLRLSEANACELKVGYFMPVVVSGNTEAVLEFYSNQEIQDRSKIEYALESCSHLLAQLFERRKNLDALHQEKEKYRLIAENATDMIARHAPDGSYVYVSPASTEVMGYTIEELMGQSPYDFFHPDDVERVEQVHRKLFESDAPLTVEYRMRNKDGSYRWVETTSKMISDPITKELTEIQTITRDITERVQYEESIKQQSKLNQKIVNSLPGIFFMINQEGKVRRVNNKLKEVLNFHEQEDIIGSQYIDFIAPQEIDKAKKAFHGAFVNGNLEVEIHLRNTLNQNIPFLMSGTVDEIDGELVILGTGIMIQDRIEAEQALRTEKAFIDKALNAFSGLFYLIDEDFNFLRINNHYIHSLGYTEEEIQKMSPLEFYLEKDHKRVRDATKEVFRTGESGAMYVQIKNKKTGELPYYYLTGTCFEENGKKYVLGTGVEITQQIQAEEDLRYHQKLLQEMMDQTKAIIYVKERDGTFKFVNQEFLNIFGLEHEQVIGKKDAEIIGEDDDKNIRLSDIEAIDSGKPVELEERLVLNGEESIYLSTKVPLKGIRGFENCVFGISTEITQRKQAETKVKESLKEKEILLTEIHHRVKNNLALVSGIMHLQAYQSNNDEVKQHLVNGQSRIQSIAIIHELLYQSESLSYINLKENISKLVGHIQSSILTKNDIKLNLDLEDIIINVNQAVPCALIVNELLTNIFKHAYNDIESGDVLVSLSEKNEKIYVQIKDDGAGLPEDFDLESPQTVGLTLVRTLVSQLEGNLEYTSGSGETVFTLSFDKMDIQGTASGIIEE, from the coding sequence TTGAGTGAAACTATAGAAACAAAAATGCTGCAGCAAATAGGAATATTTTTTAGTGATAATCCGAATCCCATGTGGATTTTTGATACTAAGAGCCTAAAATTAACAAAAGTTAATGATTCGGCAGCTCAACTGTATGGCTACAGTAAAGAAGAAATGTTAGAGATGACTTTACTGGATCTTCGTCCATCCTCTGAAGTTGATCAACTGTTGAATGAAGTTGCAAAGAATAGTCAAGAGCTAAACAACGCAGGTATTTGGAAACATAAAAAGAAAGATGGTTCAATTCTTCATGTACGTATCATATCCACTCCAATTGTGCATGAAGGGAATCCCTGTAAATTAGTAGTTGCTCAGGATGTTACAGACCAAGAATTACTTCGTGAAAAACTTTCTTGGGATCTAAAGGTTCAAGATTTACAAAAAGACTTATCTGCATGCATCAAAAAAAGTATCGGTTTTAAAGAAGCTCTTAATGAGTGCTTGATGATGATCGGTGATTTCCTCCAATGGCCTATTGGGCACATGTATTTTAGAACGGATCATCCTGAAAAAGGAACGGTATTCAGAAGTTCTGGAATGTGGTACTTAGTAGACAAAGATCAGTGCCGAAATTTTGTAGAAATTTCTGAAGATTTAGATTTTGTAGCTTGGGAAGGGATTTTGGGACATTCTGCTGCTAGTTCAGAAAATGTTTGGTTAGATATAAAAGAAACGGACTCAGCCTTTCTTCGACTTAGTGAAGCCAATGCCTGTGAACTTAAGGTAGGCTATTTCATGCCAGTGGTAGTTAGCGGAAACACAGAGGCTGTTCTCGAATTTTATTCCAATCAAGAAATTCAAGACCGAAGTAAAATTGAGTATGCACTTGAAAGCTGTAGCCATTTATTAGCTCAACTATTTGAACGCCGAAAGAACTTAGATGCCCTACATCAAGAAAAAGAAAAGTATAGATTGATCGCTGAAAATGCGACGGATATGATTGCTCGGCATGCCCCTGATGGCAGTTATGTTTATGTATCACCTGCATCAACAGAGGTTATGGGTTATACTATTGAAGAATTAATGGGGCAATCACCCTATGACTTCTTCCACCCTGATGATGTAGAACGAGTGGAACAAGTACACCGAAAGTTATTTGAATCCGATGCTCCACTTACCGTTGAATATCGAATGCGGAATAAGGATGGGAGTTACCGATGGGTTGAAACTACCAGTAAGATGATTAGTGACCCTATCACTAAGGAACTCACAGAGATACAAACCATCACGCGTGATATTACAGAACGAGTACAATATGAGGAATCGATAAAACAACAATCGAAGCTCAATCAAAAAATTGTAAACAGCTTACCCGGCATTTTCTTCATGATTAATCAAGAAGGAAAAGTGCGAAGAGTAAATAATAAGCTAAAGGAAGTACTTAACTTTCATGAGCAGGAAGATATTATTGGTAGTCAATACATCGATTTTATAGCCCCTCAAGAAATCGACAAGGCTAAAAAAGCCTTCCATGGTGCTTTTGTAAATGGCAACCTTGAAGTAGAGATTCACTTAAGAAATACCTTAAATCAAAATATCCCTTTCTTGATGTCTGGTACCGTAGATGAAATTGACGGTGAATTGGTGATTCTTGGAACGGGTATTATGATTCAAGATCGCATAGAAGCTGAACAAGCCCTGCGTACTGAAAAAGCCTTTATTGATAAAGCACTTAATGCTTTTAGTGGACTGTTTTACCTGATTGATGAGGATTTTAATTTCCTTCGAATTAACAATCACTACATTCATTCCTTGGGCTATACGGAAGAAGAAATTCAGAAAATGAGCCCGCTTGAATTCTATCTTGAGAAAGATCATAAGCGAGTAAGAGATGCTACTAAAGAAGTATTTAGAACGGGTGAATCTGGAGCAATGTATGTGCAGATTAAAAACAAAAAAACTGGTGAACTCCCTTATTATTATTTGACCGGAACCTGTTTTGAAGAGAACGGAAAGAAATACGTTCTAGGTACTGGTGTTGAGATTACTCAACAAATTCAAGCAGAAGAGGATCTTCGCTACCACCAGAAACTGCTTCAGGAAATGATGGATCAAACAAAAGCCATCATTTATGTAAAAGAACGCGACGGTACCTTCAAATTCGTTAACCAAGAGTTTTTAAATATATTCGGTTTAGAACATGAACAGGTAATTGGCAAAAAAGATGCTGAAATAATTGGTGAAGACGATGACAAGAATATCCGTCTTTCTGATATAGAAGCTATTGATAGCGGCAAACCGGTTGAACTGGAAGAGCGCTTAGTATTGAATGGTGAGGAGTCTATCTACCTATCAACTAAAGTACCTTTGAAGGGTATTCGTGGATTTGAAAATTGTGTGTTCGGTATATCTACTGAAATTACCCAAAGAAAACAGGCCGAGACTAAAGTAAAAGAGTCGCTTAAAGAAAAAGAAATTCTGCTTACCGAAATCCATCATCGAGTTAAAAATAACTTAGCTTTGGTTTCGGGTATCATGCACCTACAAGCCTACCAGTCCAATAATGATGAGGTAAAGCAACATCTTGTAAATGGACAGAGTCGAATACAATCGATAGCTATTATACATGAGCTACTTTATCAATCTGAAAGCTTGTCATATATCAATTTAAAAGAGAATATTTCGAAGCTGGTTGGCCACATTCAATCCTCAATTCTGACCAAGAACGACATTAAGCTAAATCTTGACCTTGAAGATATCATCATAAATGTGAACCAGGCGGTTCCATGTGCTCTTATAGTGAATGAACTATTGACGAACATTTTCAAGCATGCATATAATGATATAGAATCAGGAGATGTACTGGTAAGCTTATCTGAAAAGAACGAAAAAATATATGTTCAGATTAAAGATGACGGCGCCGGACTACCCGAGGACTTTGATTTAGAATCCCCTCAAACGGTAGGCTTAACCTTAGTTAGAACCCTTGTATCTCAATTGGAAGGCAACTTGGAATACACCTCTGGCAGTGGCGAAACTGTATTCACTTTATCTTTCGACAAAATGGATATTCAAGGTACAGCAAGTGGTATTATTGAGGAGTAA